A window of Lagenorhynchus albirostris chromosome 11, mLagAlb1.1, whole genome shotgun sequence contains these coding sequences:
- the LGALS2 gene encoding galectin-2 translates to MNMDMKVGTTLKIKGKIADCADGFVINLGQGTDKLNLHFNPRFDESTIVCNTWDDNCWGQEQRDSHMCFTPGSEVKLLVTFENNEFKVKMPDGHQLTFPNRLGHNHLRYLSVQGGFSISSFKLD, encoded by the exons ATGAACATGGACATGAAGGTGGGGACAACCCTGAAGATCAAGGGCAAGATCGCAGACTGTGCTGATGG CTTTGTGATTAATCTGGGCCAGGGGACAGATAAACTGAACCTGCATTTCAACCCACGTTTCGATGAATCCACCATCGTCTGCAACACATGGGATGACAACTGCTGGGGGCAGGAGCAACGGGACAGTCACATGTGCTTCACACCGGGATCAGAGGTCAAG CTCCTCGTGACCTTCGAGAACAACGAATTCAAGGTGAAGATGCCAGACGGGCACCAGTTGACCTTTCCCAACAGGCTGGGCCACAACCACTTGAGATACCTGAGTGTGCAGGGCGGGTTCAGCATCTCCTCCTTCAAGCTAGACTGA